The stretch of DNA TGATTAAGTCTGATTAGAGAGCTATTAAGAACATGGTTTCCGCTGCAGCCCGCTGGGGTTTCTGATTGTTAGGTTCTTAATCATAGTTCTGTTTGAACAAGCTGTTGATTGATTTTGCTAGATAATGATTGTTGTTTTGTCTAGTTgttgcttgttctgtttttcgcttgtgtttgttggagtgtcttttcaggttgaaccagagagatgcttgagtatcaaactcagtcaaaaagggggagattgtaattgcagattctggaacaactcgctgtgaggaacaagtcgttATGCCGAACAGAGCGTTGTGccaatcaggaagctgcatcagatcacagacgcctgagttgctgacatggatgcgtgagctgacgtggcaagatATGAGTGGATGTGATGTTGTGTCGAGGAAGCTTGCtgacttggcattgaagataTGGACGAGATTGTACTTGGAGATATGGAAAATATTCTCTGTGATAAAAAAGGAAAGGATAAGCTTGAGCAGCAAGCAGTTTCCGTTtgcttggagatatgaagaatattctccgcAAGAGTTAAGGAAAGGATAAGGCTGAGAAAcaaacagtttccttatcccGTGATATTTGGAGATTCGccttttagggtttctcaagtcgtgtataaatattctaggagtaggccacgagccaatttgagcactctagaatattgatacagttgtaagCTTCGAAGCCACAAAGATAAGGCTTAGAAGAggtgttcccagttctctgtgacgttaatcagggtggtgattaagtgcgcagagaattgtttttctttctcttagatctatactggtgagagtttagatagaaaagagagagggtgagtttTAATCTCTTAGCAAAAAGGAGAGAGGGTGACtttattctcttagatctacacaggtgtttgtttagatagaaaagagaagagggtCAGATTCATTCTTAATCGGGTTCAATtctattgggtagaataggttCGGGTTCAATtctattgggtagaataggttgagtaagggccgagacaaaattgtatccttgtaaaagataaattttgttaataaaattgaatagaaaaacgttggcttggcgcgttccaagtgtgaATCAGTGTGTTGTGTGTCTCTATACCCTTACAAAGCCCCGGCGCGATTGAGTTCACTCTGATCTTATAAACACCTAACTCAATAGCCATCATCCTCGTCATGGTGTCAACCCCGCCTTTAGAACAAGCATACGCAAGTCCACCAGGCAACAAACCGCGGTGAAGTCCAGAGATCGACGAGATGTTAATCACCGAGCCACCGCGTTTAGCGTCACGCATTAAAAGACATACGTATTTGGATACTAGCCAAGATCCGGTCAAGTTGGTTCTAAAGACTTTGTTCCATTCTTCTTCTGACCAATCCAAACTCGACTTGACATTGCCTCTGATTCCAGCATTGTTGATCAACACATCGATGTTTCCAAAGATTTTCCAAGCTTCTTTAACCGCCTTCTGAATGGTGGCCCCGTCAGATGAAACGTCTAGCTCAAGAGCTGCTGCTTTGATTCTGGTTGAACCGAAGCTGTTGATTTCAGAACAGAGAGAGTTGAGGCGATCAACACGACGAGCAGCTGCGATAATCTTACAACCAGCTTTGCCTAGATCAAGACAGATCTCTCTTCCTATACCAGAGGAAGCTCCTGTCACAAGAACCACTTTATCGTTAAGCTCACACCATGGCTCTAATTGCCTTAACACCTGGCTTGATCAAGATAATTCAAATCACTATAATTTGGAGAAATCTCAATATCAagaaagtaaaaagtaaaatggAAAAAGGGAATCTCATAGTTTGATGATTGTTCATATTGATTGATGTTTCACTGTGTGTGTCggtggagaaggagaagcataCAATGACACAAGAgctaatataatgtttattttgtgATGCATAAAGTGAGAAATCTATTTTAAAGTAGCAAAAAAAGAATTGGTCTCTATTATTTTAAAGTAGcttgacagttttttttttgttcctttgtgGAATCTCTTACTCTGTCACTGTGCAGCGATGGGTGGTTGCTTCTCAGTCTCATTGTCATGTGATCAAGTTGTGAACCAAGCCTCTCAATGGTTATGTGTGAAAAATAGTTATATTCACAACCTTGAGGAGAATCTCGCAGCTTTAAAGATAACCTTGGAAGACTGAAGGCAAGGCGAGATGATTTGTCAAGAAGGGTGGAGAGACAGGAGAATAAAGGTCTACGAAAGCTTGCCCAAATCCAGGTATGGCTTACTAGAGTTGTGACTGTTGAAAGTCAAGTCAATGGGTTGTTAAGTGTTAGGACAACTGAGCTTCAAAGGTTGTGTCTTTGTGGGATTTGCTCGAAGAGTTTACTGTCAAGCCAGTGTAAGTATGTAATTACTGATTTGGGTAACCACCAAAGTAATTAAACTTTTTGAAGATCTTACAAATTTGGTATCCGATGTTTTCGAAGCTAAAagatttttctcattttctttgaaaacagttgaaaaaaaaaaaaatgtctttgtcTGCAAAGGCTGTCAGTGCTTTTCATATTTTGGACTCACTCGAACGagaatttaatattatttcgaGTGGACCAAAACGTCAGTCTTATCTTCAATTATTCTTTGCATCGTTTCTGGTACGTATGCTCAAATTAGTAAACTTCAAATTTCAGATCTCTCAATTTCTGTAAAATGGGTCTCTCTTTCTCGGTGCCCTGTGATCCGTGTGTAAATAAAGTCTTTCAATGGCTAGACGTGAGAGGAAGTCATACTCACAATCTCAAGAAGAATCTTGTGGCTCTAAAGAGAACCATGGAGGAGCTCAAGGCTAAGTGGGATGACTTGTCAAGACGGCTCACAAGAGAGGAGGATAGAGGTCTACAAAGGCTTGCCGAATTCGAGGTATGGCTTAATAGAGTTGTGATTGTCGAAAAAGAAGTCAGTGATATTCTTAATGATAGGGATGTTCAACTTCAAAGGCTGTGTCTTTGTGGGTTTTGCTCTACGAGTTTACTGTCAAGCTACAGTTACGGGAAAACTGTTTTCTGGACGTTGGGAAAAGTTGAGGaactgaaaaataaagattttaacGTGATCGCTGCACAAGCTCAAACGCCTGAGGTGGAGGAACGACCTCTTCAACCAATAATTGTTGGTCAAGAAACAATGCTCGATAAGGCATGGAAACATCTCATGGAAGATGAAACTGGTATTATGGGTTTCTACGGTATGGGTGGTGTAGGGAAGACAACTCTTCTCACACAAATCAACAATAAGCTCAGCGAAGATAGACGTGGATTTGACTACGTTATTTGGGTTGTGGTGTCTAAAGAGGCACAAATagagaagattcaagatgaTATCGCTGAGAAAGTTGGTCTTAATGGAGAGGAATGGAAACAAATGGATAAAAGTCAAAAGACTAATCGTTTATTCAATttcttaaagaaaaagagattcgTGTTGTTTTTAGATGACATATGGGAGAAGGTGGATTTAGCTGAGATCGGAGTTCCGGATCCAAGAACGCATAAAGGATGTAAATTGGCATTTACCACTCGTTCACAGGATGTATGTACTCGGATGGGGGTTGGAAAACCAATGGAAGTCAAATGCTTGGCAGACAATGACGCATTTGATTTGTTCCAGAAGAAGGTTGGTGAAACAACACTTGGAAGTGATCCGGGAATCCCCGACCTTGCAAGAGAAGTTGCTAAAAAATGTTGTGGCCTACCATTGGCTCTCAACATCATAGGCGAGACCATGTCATCCAAAAAGACGGTACAAGAATGGCGTAacactatatatgttttgaattcAAATGCTGCAGAGTTTTCTGGCATGGTCGATAAGATCCTTCCGCTTTTAAAATATAGCTATGATAGCCTTAAGGAGGAACATGTTAAATCGTGTTTGTTATATTGCGCGTTACATCCAGAAGATGCTATAATTCTGAAAGAAGAATTGATATGCGAGAATATCATAGATGGAAGTGAAGATATAGAAAAGGCTGAGGACAAGGGTTATGTTATTATTGGTAGTCTTGTTTGTGCATCATTGTTGATGGAGTGTGAGGATGGCTTGGGACGAGGTGTAGTGCGTATGCATGACGTTGTTCGTGAAATGGCCCTATGGATAGCTTCTGAATTGGGAACACAAAAAGAGGCCTTCATTGTGCGGGCAGGTGTTGGGTTACGTGAAATTCCAAAGGTGAAGAATTGGAACATTGTGCGAAGGATGTCGTTATTGGATAATAAGATTGTTCATCTCGTTGGGAGTCTTGAATGTAAGGAACTCACAACTTTCCTCATGGGAAGGAGTCAATTGGAAGATATCTCGAGTGAATTCTTCAATTACATGC from Camelina sativa cultivar DH55 chromosome 9, Cs, whole genome shotgun sequence encodes:
- the LOC104716049 gene encoding uncharacterized protein LOC104716049, with translation MRLRSNHPSLHSDRVLRQLEPWCELNDKVVLVTGASSGIGREICLDLGKAGCKIIAAARRVDRLNSLCSEINSFGSTRIKAAALELDVSSDGATIQKAVKEAWKIFGNIDVLINNAGIRGNVKSSLDWSEEEWNKVFRTNLTGSWLVSKYVCLLMRDAKRGGSVINISSISGLHRGLLPGGLAYACSKGGVDTMTRMMAIELGVYKIRVNSIAPGLCKDSEQDAKLQRADEYDWETVDEALT
- the LOC104714597 gene encoding probable disease resistance protein At1g62630; translation: MGLSFSVPCDPCVNKVFQWLDVRGSHTHNLKKNLVALKRTMEELKAKWDDLSRRLTREEDRGLQRLAEFEVWLNRVVIVEKEVSDILNDRDVQLQRLCLCGFCSTSLLSSYSYGKTVFWTLGKVEELKNKDFNVIAAQAQTPEVEERPLQPIIVGQETMLDKAWKHLMEDETGIMGFYGMGGVGKTTLLTQINNKLSEDRRGFDYVIWVVVSKEAQIEKIQDDIAEKVGLNGEEWKQMDKSQKTNRLFNFLKKKRFVLFLDDIWEKVDLAEIGVPDPRTHKGCKLAFTTRSQDVCTRMGVGKPMEVKCLADNDAFDLFQKKVGETTLGSDPGIPDLAREVAKKCCGLPLALNIIGETMSSKKTVQEWRNTIYVLNSNAAEFSGMVDKILPLLKYSYDSLKEEHVKSCLLYCALHPEDAIILKEELICENIIDGSEDIEKAEDKGYVIIGSLVCASLLMECEDGLGRGVVRMHDVVREMALWIASELGTQKEAFIVRAGVGLREIPKVKNWNIVRRMSLLDNKIVHLVGSLECKELTTFLMGRSQLEDISSEFFNYMPKLVVLDLSNSYLSELPEGISNLVSLRYLSLSSTAIRCLPKKVLQELKKLIHLDLGYTWELESIAGISSLYNLKVLKLHASEFSWDLNTVKELETLKHLEILTTSFNDSPTLEHFFSSLRLMSRTRFLQIGNEFESSGNGHLESTGISILGSMDKLRVFRIEKCRIPEIKIGRICSFLSLVQVFIIGCESLRELTFLMLAPNLRTLRIFRSKDIEDIIKKEKACEVEESGNVLFQKLNDLHLEDLPKLKNIYWIPLPFLCLEKIVVRGCPSLKKLPLDSKSGKQGENGCIISYKSRGWIKGVKWEDEATKIRFLSSCIKEETEAY